In Quercus lobata isolate SW786 chromosome 12, ValleyOak3.0 Primary Assembly, whole genome shotgun sequence, a genomic segment contains:
- the LOC115970936 gene encoding uncharacterized protein LOC115970936 — protein sequence MAKMVVLLVLFTLFLSFSTNEVGCKRIYREDHMELKRQLKLSNKLAKKTIRTKYGDTYDCINLYEQHFNYRSLKNHTNDFPVRSTSNPKGIRDQKSSPLFNPSNFWLNGKGCPDGMVPIKRNTEDDLKRAKLATEIHNSKYKPLTIDRPGTHYAIVRTKNTNIVYHGGSAIISIYNPKVEGTQYSSARIKVQNGPDSIEVGWTVNPTLYNDTQTRLYTFTKTSNSSCFNTLCNSIIPTSTDIPLGIPIVPISTTDQQFDMKFTLFWDSANGNWFLKFGQDETEIGFWPKNVFTALGDGAKSVEWGGEVFSPPDVPSPHMGSAYSVHLMQDTKYDAYCRQIKTINETDYVENAVDTEKLSDIEQYEVLDEGITGAADFQHLVLFGGVGGYTGT from the exons ATGGCTAAAATGGTTGTCTTACTGGTTTTGTTCAcattgtttctctcttttagCACAAATGAGGTTGGTTGCAAGAGAATATATAGAGAAGATCACATGGAGTTGAAAAGGCAACTTAAGCTTTCAAATAAGTTGGCCAAGAAAACTATTCGG ACAAAGTATGGCGATACATATGATTGCATAAATCTCTATGAACAACACTTCAATTATCGTTCACTCAAGAACCATACTAATGATTTTCCG GTGAGATCTACCTCCAACCCTAAAGGAATCAGAGACCAAAAGTCTTCACCACTATTTAACCCGTCTAATTTTTGGCTAAATGGGAAAGGTTGTCCAGATGGTATGGTTCCCATTAAGAGAAATACAGAGGATGATCTCAAAAGGGCAAAGTTAGCTACAGAGATACATAACTCAAAATATAAACCGCTCACTATTGATAGACCTGGTACTCAT TATGCTATAGTGCGGACAAAAAATACGAACATCGTGTACCATGGAGGTTCTGCAATTATCAGCATATATAACCCAAAAGTTGAAGGAACTCAATACAGTTCTGCTCGCATAAAGGTTCAAAATGGTCCAGATAGCATAGAAGTTGGATGGACA GTAAATCCAACCTTGTACAACGATACTCAGACCCGACTATACACATTtacaaaa ACGTCTAATTCCTCATGCTTCAATACATTATGTAATTCAATAATTCCTACAAGTACGGATATTCCTCTCGGCATTCCTATAGTGCCAATTTCAACGACAGATCAGCAATTTGACATGAAATTCACGCTTTTTTGG GATTCTGCCAATGGAAACTGGTTTCTAAAATTTGGTCAAGATGAAACTGAAATCGGATTTTGGCCAAAAAATGTATTCACTGCTTTAGGAGACGGTGCTAAGTCCGTTGAATGGGGAGGAGAGGTTTTTAGTCCTCCAGATGTGCCTAGCCCTCACATGGGCTCTGCCTATAGTGTACACTTAATGCAAGACaccaaatatgatgcatatTGCAGgcaaattaaaacaattaatgAGACTGATTATGTTGAGAACGCTGTTGATACCGAAAAACTTTCTGATATTGAACAATATGAAGTTCTTGATGAAGGAATAACAGGTGCAGCTGATTTTCAGCACCTAGTACTGTTTGGGGGTGTGGGTGGTTATACAGGGACTTAA